From the genome of Thermogutta terrifontis, one region includes:
- a CDS encoding AAA family ATPase, translating to MVDIREPRIRAAAEREMAKWSAAQQIAERVIRFDEAHASQKQLGPFITISRQAGCGAEEIAQRVGEKLHWDVIDKNVLDTIAQRFCLERSQLESIDESPSNWVRDTLGQWLDPHVISSDKFLACLERVVWAAARKGQVIFVGRGIRFVLPDNAGLAVRIVASEKYRVARIQREKGLSEAEARRFVQELEAARQRFVQQFFHKDVSDPQWYDLVLNVERWGVETTADLIVAAWKAREASLLAKQLS from the coding sequence ATGGTGGACATTCGAGAACCGCGGATTCGGGCGGCGGCTGAGCGGGAAATGGCCAAGTGGTCTGCGGCCCAGCAGATTGCGGAACGGGTGATCCGCTTCGACGAAGCACACGCGAGTCAAAAGCAACTCGGTCCGTTCATTACCATTTCTCGGCAGGCAGGTTGTGGGGCGGAAGAAATCGCCCAGCGAGTCGGCGAGAAACTTCATTGGGACGTTATCGACAAAAACGTGCTCGACACCATTGCTCAGAGGTTTTGCCTGGAACGAAGCCAGTTGGAATCGATTGACGAGTCCCCGAGCAACTGGGTGCGGGACACGCTGGGACAGTGGCTGGATCCGCACGTCATTTCCAGCGATAAGTTCCTCGCCTGCCTCGAACGCGTGGTTTGGGCGGCTGCCCGAAAAGGACAGGTCATCTTTGTGGGCAGGGGGATCCGGTTCGTCTTGCCGGATAACGCCGGACTGGCTGTGCGGATTGTGGCCTCGGAAAAGTATCGCGTGGCGAGAATTCAGAGAGAGAAGGGGCTCAGCGAGGCCGAAGCCCGCCGTTTCGTGCAGGAACTGGAAGCGGCTCGGCAACGATTCGTCCAGCAGTTCTTCCATAAGGATGTGAGCGATCCTCAATGGTACGACCTCGTCCTCAATGTGGAGCGCTGGGGCGTGGAGACCACGGCGGATCTGATCGTGGCAGCTTGGAAGGCTCGGGAGGCTTCCCTCTTGGCAAAACAACTGAGTTAG
- a CDS encoding carbon storage regulator, with protein MLVLTRRENERIVLPTVHTSIQVVRISGSTVRLGIDAPPEVPVLREELLETFQQETAMSQRASTQASLQRNTPPQQRDSSANELPIKTHQAYEKILDCLVVALEYADVQLTQGNLELARQTIQKALVHLHETRQQVGAVGQADCSMQAAQTHQERVALVVQNVKKSQRPIAAVLERAGFKVKIVPNGCQALDYLAKHARPDLIIFDFDQPVPSRKTPCDTARTLREIRDNPDLRGVKVIALGSRSPAELQVTIGPHGVDQWIQTAHQAETFIRELNL; from the coding sequence ATGTTAGTGCTGACCCGCCGAGAAAACGAACGGATTGTGCTTCCCACCGTGCACACGTCTATTCAGGTGGTGCGGATTTCGGGATCGACTGTGCGATTGGGAATTGATGCGCCGCCAGAGGTGCCAGTATTGCGGGAAGAATTGTTGGAGACGTTCCAACAAGAGACTGCGATGTCCCAACGGGCTTCCACGCAGGCTTCCCTTCAACGAAACACCCCGCCGCAACAGCGCGATTCCTCAGCCAATGAACTACCGATTAAGACCCACCAGGCGTACGAGAAGATCTTGGATTGCCTCGTCGTAGCTCTGGAGTATGCGGATGTCCAATTAACCCAGGGCAACCTTGAGCTCGCCCGTCAAACGATTCAGAAGGCTCTGGTGCACCTTCACGAAACTCGGCAGCAGGTGGGTGCAGTCGGGCAGGCGGATTGTTCCATGCAAGCCGCTCAAACGCACCAGGAGCGCGTCGCACTGGTCGTTCAAAACGTCAAGAAGAGCCAGCGCCCCATCGCGGCGGTCCTGGAGCGGGCGGGATTCAAGGTTAAGATCGTGCCCAATGGGTGTCAGGCCCTGGATTATCTGGCCAAGCATGCCCGTCCCGATCTGATTATCTTCGACTTTGATCAGCCGGTGCCTTCCCGAAAAACGCCGTGTGACACCGCGCGGACGTTGCGTGAAATCCGAGACAATCCAGATTTGAGGGGCGTCAAAGTGATCGCGCTTGGATCACGCAGCCCCGCTGAATTGCAGGTGACCATCGGTCCGCACGGTGTGGATCAATGGATCCAGACGGCTCATCAGGCGGAAACGTTCATCCGCGAACTCAATTTGTAA
- a CDS encoding cytochrome c oxidase subunit 3 family protein, with product MATHSVEVPEQHHPTGEHDHHAGEHPAYLAHHFDSMAQQFAAGKLGMWIFLVTEILFFGGLFCAYAVYRANHPEVFVYAHHFLDKNLGALNTAILIFSSFTMAWAVRAAQLGQQQTLRLCLITTLLCAGAFLGVKYVEYRQKWEHGLLWAGWYHPHVTNAEHHGDAAPKPSSPATAPTAVQATTSGQTPEPTTAATAGEHSEYPGEPRLAGVFFSIYFCMTGLHALHVVGGMIAITWLLIRAFQGVFGPEYYGPVDYVGLYWHLVDMIWIYLFPLLYLIH from the coding sequence ATGGCAACACACTCCGTTGAAGTTCCGGAACAACATCACCCAACTGGGGAACACGATCACCATGCAGGTGAGCATCCTGCATACCTGGCCCATCATTTCGACTCCATGGCCCAACAGTTTGCGGCCGGCAAACTGGGGATGTGGATCTTCCTGGTGACGGAAATCCTCTTTTTTGGCGGACTCTTTTGCGCGTACGCCGTCTATCGCGCGAATCATCCGGAAGTTTTTGTCTACGCCCACCACTTTCTGGACAAAAACCTCGGCGCGCTGAACACCGCGATCCTCATTTTTAGCAGTTTCACAATGGCCTGGGCGGTGCGAGCCGCGCAACTGGGACAGCAACAAACATTGCGGCTGTGCTTGATAACGACGCTCCTCTGCGCGGGCGCGTTTCTCGGGGTGAAATATGTCGAGTATCGCCAGAAATGGGAGCACGGCCTCCTCTGGGCAGGCTGGTACCATCCCCACGTCACCAATGCTGAGCACCACGGGGATGCTGCTCCGAAACCCTCCTCACCGGCGACCGCGCCAACTGCTGTCCAAGCCACAACATCAGGACAAACACCCGAGCCCACCACGGCGGCAACGGCGGGTGAACACTCCGAATACCCCGGTGAGCCGCGTCTGGCCGGTGTCTTCTTCAGCATTTATTTCTGCATGACAGGCCTTCACGCCCTGCACGTCGTCGGAGGCATGATCGCCATCACGTGGCTTCTCATCCGCGCCTTTCAGGGGGTGTTTGGTCCGGAATACTACGGGCCGGTGGACTACGTCGGCCTTTACTGGCACCTTGTTGACATGATCTGGATTTATCTGTTTCCGCTCCTGTATTTGATTCACTGA
- a CDS encoding cytochrome C oxidase subunit IV family protein, producing MTSQQVNQAHHAGGHVVPGHVLVAVFIALLVLTALTVAATWVDLGPGNLFVAIGIATVKAALVALFFMHLRYDHPFYGLVFTLAILFLALFLGLTLVDVRQTFPEVQAALENPV from the coding sequence ATGACGTCACAGCAGGTAAACCAGGCACATCATGCGGGAGGACACGTGGTGCCAGGACATGTCCTGGTGGCCGTCTTTATTGCGCTCCTCGTACTCACGGCCCTGACGGTAGCCGCCACATGGGTCGACCTGGGACCGGGAAATCTTTTTGTAGCAATTGGAATAGCAACGGTTAAAGCTGCCCTGGTTGCTCTATTCTTCATGCATTTGCGGTACGATCACCCATTCTATGGGCTCGTGTTCACGTTGGCGATACTTTTCCTGGCACTTTTCCTGGGATTAACGCTGGTGGATGTCCGACAAACATTTCCTGAAGTGCAGGCCGCACTGGAAAACCCGGTGTGA
- the coxB gene encoding cytochrome c oxidase subunit II gives MDPSQITNHLTGNSIAGVLPLVQSGSFWLPPAGSTTASAVDWLFYFLFYVAAFFFLLIVTLMTLFVLKYRARPDRDAPEPSPSHNTWLELTWSVIPTMIIIFIFAVGFAGYMEMRTPPANAYEIRVTGQKWKWFFTYPTGYVDENLHVPVDRPIRLVMTSRDVIHSLYIPAFRLKMDLVPGRYTSTWFQAIQPGEYDLLCAEYCGDNHSSMLAKVIVHRPGEFEKWLEEASNFMKNLSPVEAGQILYQRQGCAQCHSIDGSAKVGPTFLGLFESQVKLADGTTVTADENYLRESILVPDAKVVAGFRPQMPPYQGLLDEDKIAALIEFIKSLKSEQSAGGHN, from the coding sequence ATGGATCCCTCACAAATAACCAATCATTTGACAGGCAACTCAATCGCGGGAGTTCTACCGCTGGTACAAAGCGGAAGCTTCTGGCTACCACCCGCCGGGTCCACAACGGCATCGGCCGTGGACTGGCTGTTCTATTTTTTGTTCTATGTGGCTGCGTTTTTCTTTCTGTTGATTGTCACCTTGATGACGCTTTTTGTCCTTAAATATCGTGCGCGTCCTGACCGGGATGCGCCCGAACCCTCCCCCAGCCACAATACCTGGCTCGAGCTGACCTGGTCTGTTATTCCCACAATGATCATCATATTCATTTTCGCGGTTGGGTTTGCTGGATACATGGAGATGCGGACACCGCCAGCGAATGCCTATGAAATCCGCGTGACGGGCCAGAAATGGAAGTGGTTTTTTACCTATCCAACAGGATATGTTGATGAGAATCTCCACGTGCCTGTGGATCGTCCCATCCGCCTTGTGATGACCAGTCGCGATGTCATCCACAGTCTCTATATTCCGGCCTTTCGACTCAAGATGGACCTCGTGCCCGGGCGATACACATCCACCTGGTTTCAAGCGATCCAGCCCGGCGAGTACGATCTTTTATGCGCCGAGTACTGTGGAGACAATCATTCTTCGATGCTTGCCAAGGTTATCGTGCATCGGCCCGGTGAGTTTGAAAAATGGCTGGAAGAGGCCTCTAACTTCATGAAAAACCTCTCACCGGTGGAGGCTGGGCAGATCCTCTATCAGCGTCAGGGTTGTGCCCAGTGTCATTCGATCGACGGCTCCGCAAAGGTGGGACCTACCTTTCTGGGACTTTTCGAAAGCCAGGTCAAGCTCGCGGATGGCACTACCGTAACGGCCGACGAGAACTATCTGCGCGAGTCCATCCTGGTGCCGGATGCCAAAGTTGTGGCAGGATTTCGACCGCAGATGCCCCCGTACCAGGGGCTCCTCGATGAGGACAAAATTGCTGCCCTTATTGAGTTTATTAAATCGCTAAAATCGGAACAGTCGGCTGGAGGACATAACTGA
- a CDS encoding STAS domain-containing protein: MTQSDNVKLGEFRHIDVYEVDDVTVVHFKESRITDDLGIQELGQELFSLVDQGNRTKLLLNFANVQFLSSGALGKLRALENRVSKRGGVVKLCSINPNIYEVFKITRFDTIFQIFKTEADALASF; this comes from the coding sequence ATGACACAATCCGACAACGTTAAATTGGGGGAATTCCGTCACATCGACGTGTATGAAGTGGACGATGTGACGGTTGTTCATTTCAAGGAAAGCCGAATTACCGACGACCTGGGGATCCAGGAACTGGGGCAGGAACTGTTCTCGCTGGTAGATCAGGGCAATCGGACGAAGCTTTTGCTTAATTTCGCCAACGTGCAATTTCTTTCCAGTGGCGCTTTGGGAAAACTGAGGGCTTTAGAGAACCGGGTATCCAAACGGGGTGGCGTTGTCAAACTCTGCTCAATTAACCCCAATATTTACGAAGTCTTCAAAATTACCCGGTTTGACACGATCTTCCAGATTTTCAAGACCGAAGCTGACGCCCTGGCCAGCTTCTGA
- a CDS encoding quinol:cytochrome C oxidoreductase yields MGSVMQATELMDTNSTVQSAMNPSTTGVSRAPQICIIGGAIAIVLGFVLSSSSPAGWLQDYLVHYTFLVSITLGALFFVFLQHLTRAGWSVTVRRTAELMAGTTPMLVAVAFLPIAVTLFIDGLNLYPWAASDFFLHHAELRHKTIYLNIPFFLLRAAFCLAAWWWLGRFYMTRSLAQDTDGDPRWTLVMEKWSPAAALLFTVTVTLAAFDWVMSLAPAWYSTIFPVYIFSGCVVGGLAGLILILLLAQALGFLSHRVVTVEHYHDLGKLLFGFVIFWGYIAFSQYMLIWYGNIPEESQFYLPRQQGIWLYVSLGLVFGHLLIPLVGMMPRAIKRNPWTLGFFAVWLLVFHWLDLYWLIKPNWHPTVGPLSLIGGILGGVGVFGIVIAIVLKGLTRYPPIPVRDPRLNEAIHHEVV; encoded by the coding sequence ATGGGATCGGTAATGCAAGCGACAGAATTGATGGATACCAATTCCACGGTTCAATCCGCGATGAACCCCTCAACGACGGGGGTGTCTCGGGCACCGCAGATCTGCATTATTGGCGGAGCCATCGCGATCGTTCTGGGCTTTGTGCTGTCCAGCAGTTCTCCGGCCGGGTGGTTGCAGGATTATCTTGTGCACTACACTTTCCTGGTAAGCATCACGCTTGGGGCACTGTTTTTCGTATTTCTTCAACATTTGACCCGTGCCGGCTGGAGCGTCACGGTCCGTCGTACCGCGGAACTGATGGCCGGGACCACTCCGATGCTAGTGGCCGTCGCTTTTTTACCTATCGCTGTCACTTTGTTTATCGATGGATTGAACCTTTATCCCTGGGCGGCTAGCGATTTCTTTCTCCACCATGCTGAATTACGCCATAAAACGATCTATTTGAATATTCCCTTCTTCTTATTGCGGGCAGCTTTTTGCCTGGCGGCATGGTGGTGGCTGGGGCGATTTTACATGACTCGGTCCCTGGCACAGGATACAGATGGGGATCCGCGCTGGACACTGGTTATGGAAAAATGGAGCCCCGCGGCTGCCCTTCTCTTCACAGTGACCGTGACCCTGGCTGCCTTCGACTGGGTGATGTCGCTTGCGCCCGCGTGGTACAGCACCATCTTTCCGGTGTATATCTTTTCCGGATGCGTTGTGGGGGGACTGGCGGGCCTGATCCTGATTCTTTTACTCGCTCAGGCTCTTGGGTTCCTATCTCACCGCGTTGTGACTGTTGAGCATTATCATGATCTGGGAAAACTTCTTTTTGGATTTGTCATTTTTTGGGGATATATAGCGTTTTCGCAATACATGCTCATTTGGTACGGAAATATTCCCGAGGAATCTCAGTTCTATTTGCCACGGCAACAGGGAATATGGTTGTATGTATCATTGGGTCTTGTTTTCGGTCATCTGCTCATTCCACTGGTGGGAATGATGCCCCGGGCGATCAAACGCAATCCCTGGACGCTGGGATTCTTCGCCGTATGGTTGCTGGTATTTCATTGGCTTGATCTGTACTGGTTGATCAAACCGAACTGGCATCCCACTGTCGGTCCCCTATCACTGATTGGTGGAATCCTTGGCGGTGTGGGCGTGTTCGGAATCGTGATCGCAATCGTTCTGAAAGGTTTGACACGCTATCCCCCCATTCCGGTGCGGGATCCGCGTCTGAACGAGGCGATCCACCATGAGGTGGTTTAA
- a CDS encoding cytochrome c oxidase subunit I — MVTEVTEPRPVARSTPPDYLHDGRGIWSWLFTLDHKRIGVMYLVGILTSLLLGGVFALLIRTHLAIPALVHQPGQATSTAGSAAVVVGPSQPVPANTSTGQDAAAQMVAESEAATAASTVQPTPPRYLLTPKEYNRAFTLHGAIMIFLVIIPGIPAALGNFVLPLMLGAKDVAFPRLNLMSFHLWLIGLVFFLVVLFTGGLDTGWTFYTPYSTTTDTRVTTAVVGAFILGFSSIFTGINFIATVHFLRPRGMSWFRMPLFVWSLYATAIIQVLATPVLGITLLLIALEKNLGLGIFDPKLGGDPVLFQHFFWFYSHPAVYIMILPGMGIISELISTFSRKHIFGYRFIAFSSVAIAILGFLVWGHHMFTSGQSRLASMIFSALTFSVSIPSAIKVFNWLATMYKGRISLQTPMCYALAFILLFGIGGLTGLFLGALATDVHLHDTYFVVAHFHYVMFGGTLVAFLGGLHYWWPKMTGKMYNDTLGRLGALLIFLGLNLTFFPQFVLGSRGMPRRYFDYSSLLDRHPEFAGLNLMSTAGAYLTAIGLIVAAVCLLGSLWWGRKAPPNPWGSASLEWRCPSPPPKENFLSPPVITPAFDPYDLDQVVYDPETQGYWVRQTAIT; from the coding sequence ATGGTTACCGAAGTTACGGAACCCAGGCCGGTGGCCCGCTCGACGCCGCCCGACTATCTTCACGACGGGCGTGGGATCTGGTCGTGGCTTTTCACCCTCGATCATAAGCGGATCGGGGTCATGTATCTTGTGGGCATTTTGACCTCGTTACTTCTGGGGGGAGTTTTCGCACTCCTCATTCGCACTCACCTGGCCATCCCGGCACTGGTTCACCAGCCTGGTCAAGCAACGTCTACCGCCGGGAGTGCCGCCGTGGTTGTGGGGCCGAGTCAGCCGGTTCCGGCCAATACTTCCACCGGGCAGGATGCCGCGGCCCAAATGGTGGCTGAATCCGAAGCGGCTACTGCTGCCAGCACCGTCCAGCCGACACCCCCGCGCTATCTTCTAACGCCAAAGGAATACAATCGCGCGTTTACTCTTCATGGCGCGATTATGATATTCCTGGTCATTATCCCGGGGATTCCTGCCGCCCTGGGTAACTTCGTGTTGCCGCTCATGCTGGGAGCCAAAGACGTGGCGTTTCCGCGTCTCAACTTGATGAGTTTTCATTTATGGCTAATTGGTCTCGTGTTTTTCCTGGTCGTGCTGTTCACGGGAGGACTGGACACGGGATGGACTTTTTATACTCCCTATAGCACGACTACCGATACCCGCGTCACAACGGCAGTGGTAGGCGCGTTTATTCTGGGATTCAGCTCTATATTTACCGGGATTAACTTTATCGCCACCGTTCATTTCCTGCGTCCGCGGGGCATGAGCTGGTTCCGGATGCCGCTCTTTGTCTGGTCCCTCTACGCCACGGCAATTATTCAGGTCCTCGCCACACCGGTGCTGGGCATCACGCTGCTGCTGATTGCTTTAGAGAAGAATCTCGGGCTGGGTATTTTTGACCCCAAGCTGGGTGGGGACCCGGTGCTCTTCCAGCACTTTTTCTGGTTTTACTCTCACCCGGCGGTCTATATCATGATTTTGCCCGGAATGGGCATTATCAGTGAACTGATTTCCACCTTCAGCCGCAAGCATATATTCGGATATCGCTTCATTGCCTTTTCCAGCGTGGCCATCGCCATCCTCGGTTTTCTCGTCTGGGGACATCACATGTTTACCAGCGGGCAATCGCGGCTGGCCAGCATGATCTTCAGTGCGCTTACTTTCAGCGTGTCCATTCCTTCCGCGATTAAAGTCTTCAATTGGTTGGCGACCATGTATAAAGGGCGGATCTCGCTGCAAACACCGATGTGCTATGCCCTTGCGTTCATTCTTCTGTTCGGTATTGGTGGCCTGACAGGTCTGTTCCTTGGCGCCCTGGCCACCGATGTCCACCTCCACGACACCTACTTCGTGGTGGCACACTTTCACTATGTGATGTTTGGCGGGACGCTTGTCGCCTTCCTCGGTGGCCTTCACTACTGGTGGCCGAAGATGACGGGCAAAATGTACAACGATACCCTCGGCCGTTTGGGAGCGCTTTTGATATTCCTCGGTCTCAATCTGACATTCTTCCCGCAATTTGTCTTGGGTAGCCGAGGGATGCCGCGTCGGTACTTCGATTATTCCAGTTTGCTTGATCGGCATCCCGAATTTGCGGGTCTCAATCTGATGTCTACCGCGGGGGCATATCTGACGGCCATTGGGCTGATCGTGGCGGCCGTCTGTCTGCTGGGTTCTTTATGGTGGGGTAGGAAGGCACCGCCCAATCCTTGGGGGTCGGCTTCCCTGGAGTGGCGATGCCCTTCCCCTCCCCCCAAAGAGAATTTCCTCAGTCCTCCCGTCATAACGCCGGCTTTCGATCCGTACGACCTCGATCAGGTGGTGTACGATCCGGAAACACAGGGTTACTGGGTGCGCCAGACCGCAATCACGTGA
- a CDS encoding SCO family protein — translation MLRSRGFTIFLVCGLILLGSRVNAQLSQTAPNELEGVGVDEKLGSTLPLDLEFTTSEGQPVRLKDLFDGKTPVLLTLNYSNCPKLCHLQLNGLFEGLESLDWTLGGKFRMITVSINPEETTERAAATKRHYLTAYQRPEADRGWFFLTGKEENIKRLANSVGFYYRYDQATKQFIHPAVTIVCTPEGKISRYLYGVEYPAQNIRLALLEASEGKIGTTTDRILMFCFHYDPARGTYTLAAYRLMQLGGVLTVCVLGTVLAVWWWRERTQRNPGNSAPETHGVNVTSQADDSWAEQ, via the coding sequence ATGTTGCGAAGCCGAGGCTTCACGATATTCCTGGTCTGCGGGCTGATCCTGCTGGGCTCAAGAGTGAACGCCCAGTTGTCCCAGACTGCGCCCAACGAACTGGAGGGCGTTGGCGTAGACGAGAAACTCGGTAGCACGCTCCCGCTGGATCTGGAGTTCACAACCTCCGAGGGGCAGCCCGTCCGTTTGAAGGATCTGTTCGACGGAAAAACACCCGTGCTGCTGACTCTCAATTATTCGAATTGCCCCAAGCTGTGCCATCTTCAGCTCAACGGCCTTTTCGAAGGGCTGGAATCTCTCGATTGGACACTCGGCGGCAAATTCCGCATGATCACGGTGAGCATCAATCCCGAGGAGACGACGGAGCGGGCAGCCGCGACCAAGCGGCACTACCTGACTGCTTACCAGCGCCCGGAAGCGGACCGCGGATGGTTCTTTTTGACGGGCAAAGAAGAGAATATCAAGCGTTTGGCTAACAGCGTGGGCTTCTATTATCGCTACGATCAGGCAACCAAACAATTTATTCATCCGGCAGTGACCATTGTATGCACGCCGGAAGGCAAAATCTCCCGTTACCTTTACGGGGTAGAATATCCTGCTCAAAATATTCGCCTGGCCCTTTTAGAAGCGAGCGAAGGTAAAATCGGCACGACCACCGACCGTATCCTCATGTTCTGCTTTCATTATGACCCCGCCCGGGGAACCTACACCCTGGCAGCCTACCGCCTGATGCAGTTAGGAGGTGTTCTCACGGTCTGTGTCCTGGGGACGGTTTTGGCGGTGTGGTGGTGGCGGGAACGAACACAGCGCAATCCAGGCAATAGTGCCCCCGAAACACATGGAGTCAATGTAACTTCACAGGCTGACGATTCTTGGGCCGAACAATAA